In Qipengyuania psychrotolerans, one DNA window encodes the following:
- a CDS encoding acyltransferase family protein, translated as MAKPAYRPDIDGLRALAVLPVVLYHAGVPGFSGGYVGVDIFFVISGFLITGIIAREVDEGHFSIWHFYERRARRILPALFVLVAAVLVAASLIFLPGDFEGVPRSALAALGFVANIWFFSQSGYFQGAAETMPLLHTWSLGVEEQFYIVFPLALILIGKFASSWRTAMVWVLAAASLLLALATADNGDGFAFYLLPARAWELLAGSLLALGAVRAVEGRALREVSSWAGIGMIAYAVFTYDKATTFPGLAAVPPVLGAALLIHCAPGTSAGRVLSWKPAVWIGLLSYSLYLWHWPLIVFAEYWQDAPLGYAQSAAVIAASVLAAWISLRWAETPFRNRTRYSRSAIFKASGLGMAALGAACLFMISLGGWTSRFAPEVQKYTAAANDVSPLRAECLRTSYAPPDPACTLGSEAVADALLWGDSHGAEFAWVLGERAAASGRSIEQRTLGSCAPVAAIDTPASSNCAIFNAEVLGEIARRPELETIYLAGFWANGAYDKRASQLAATIVHLQKMGRRVVLIGAVTPQPRSVPRALSRAAAFGGDLPETTSLAEYEAKAGWITRRFDGWRESGVTIIDPATVLFDGPSSRITSEDKLLYFDSHHLTLAGARLVLDAHAPQ; from the coding sequence ATGGCAAAGCCTGCCTACCGGCCCGACATCGACGGGCTGCGTGCGCTCGCCGTACTCCCGGTCGTGCTTTACCACGCGGGCGTACCGGGATTTTCCGGCGGCTATGTCGGGGTGGACATATTCTTCGTCATATCCGGTTTCCTGATTACCGGGATCATCGCCCGCGAAGTGGACGAAGGCCATTTTTCGATCTGGCATTTCTACGAACGCCGGGCACGCCGCATCTTGCCTGCGCTGTTCGTACTGGTCGCTGCCGTGCTGGTGGCTGCCAGCCTCATCTTCCTGCCCGGCGATTTCGAAGGCGTGCCGCGATCGGCCCTCGCCGCGCTCGGTTTCGTGGCCAACATCTGGTTTTTCAGCCAATCCGGTTATTTCCAGGGCGCAGCAGAGACCATGCCGTTGTTGCATACCTGGTCGCTCGGTGTGGAAGAGCAGTTCTATATCGTCTTCCCGCTCGCCCTGATCCTCATCGGAAAATTCGCATCCAGCTGGCGGACGGCCATGGTCTGGGTGCTGGCAGCGGCAAGTCTGCTCCTTGCGCTTGCAACTGCAGATAATGGCGACGGCTTCGCGTTCTACCTGCTGCCTGCCCGCGCATGGGAATTGCTCGCGGGATCGCTTCTCGCTCTCGGCGCAGTGCGCGCGGTCGAGGGCCGAGCTTTGCGCGAAGTGTCGAGCTGGGCTGGAATCGGAATGATTGCCTACGCCGTCTTCACATATGACAAGGCAACCACCTTCCCGGGCCTTGCCGCCGTCCCGCCCGTGCTGGGCGCGGCCCTCCTGATCCACTGCGCACCGGGAACTAGCGCGGGACGGGTCCTTTCATGGAAGCCCGCCGTATGGATCGGCCTGCTCAGCTACTCGCTCTATCTGTGGCATTGGCCGCTGATCGTGTTTGCCGAATACTGGCAGGATGCCCCGCTTGGCTATGCCCAGTCGGCCGCCGTGATCGCCGCATCCGTCCTTGCCGCCTGGATCAGCCTGCGGTGGGCCGAGACACCGTTCCGCAATCGGACACGCTATTCTCGCAGCGCAATCTTCAAGGCGAGCGGATTGGGGATGGCCGCTCTCGGCGCAGCCTGTCTCTTCATGATTTCCCTTGGCGGTTGGACATCACGCTTCGCGCCCGAGGTGCAGAAATACACCGCCGCCGCAAATGACGTCAGTCCCTTGCGCGCTGAATGCCTCAGAACATCCTATGCACCGCCTGATCCGGCCTGCACCTTGGGAAGCGAAGCTGTGGCAGACGCCTTGTTGTGGGGGGACAGCCATGGGGCCGAGTTTGCATGGGTGCTGGGAGAACGGGCAGCAGCAAGCGGCCGTTCGATCGAGCAACGAACCCTCGGCAGCTGCGCTCCTGTGGCCGCTATCGATACCCCGGCATCTTCAAATTGCGCGATATTCAACGCCGAGGTTCTCGGTGAAATAGCGCGGCGTCCCGAATTGGAGACGATCTATCTTGCCGGGTTCTGGGCTAATGGCGCTTATGACAAGCGAGCATCGCAGCTGGCAGCAACGATTGTGCACCTCCAGAAAATGGGGCGCCGCGTCGTGTTGATAGGGGCGGTCACTCCGCAGCCGCGCTCTGTTCCGCGAGCATTGTCGCGCGCTGCGGCATTCGGCGGGGATCTGCCGGAAACCACCTCACTAGCTGAATACGAGGCCAAGGCAGGCTGGATCACGCGCCGCTTCGATGGCTGGCGCGAGAGCGGCGTGACCATCATCGATCCGGCAACCGTCCTGTTCGACGGCCCCAGCAGCCGGATTACTTCGGAGGACAAATTGCTGTATTTCGACTCTCACCATTTGACGCTCGCCGGTGCACGGCTAGTTCTGGACGCACACGCGCCGCAATAG
- the dapB gene encoding 4-hydroxy-tetrahydrodipicolinate reductase: MANFGVIGSNGAMGEALKRVIEASGHTYAGGIDKGGDAAGLADASDALIDFSAPAALKTNLHAAIGAGVPIVVGTTGLEPGHHQAIDEAARAIPVLQTGNTSLGVTLLAHLVNEAAQRLGDDWDIEIVEMHHRRKVDAPSGTALLLGEAAAKGRGVELSQASESGRDGHTGARKQGAIGFAALRGGTVTGEHSVILAGDEERITLSHSAENRDIFARGAVKAAEWLQDREAGRYTMEEVLGL; this comes from the coding sequence TTGGCGAATTTCGGAGTAATCGGCAGCAATGGCGCGATGGGCGAGGCGCTCAAGCGGGTCATCGAGGCGTCGGGCCACACCTATGCCGGCGGCATCGACAAGGGCGGCGATGCAGCCGGCCTCGCCGATGCCAGCGATGCGCTGATCGATTTTTCGGCGCCCGCTGCGCTGAAGACTAACCTTCACGCTGCAATCGGCGCCGGGGTGCCGATCGTCGTCGGGACCACCGGGCTGGAACCCGGCCACCACCAGGCTATCGACGAAGCGGCGCGGGCAATCCCCGTGCTGCAAACCGGCAATACCTCGCTCGGCGTGACGCTGCTGGCCCATTTGGTGAACGAAGCCGCGCAGCGCCTTGGCGATGACTGGGATATCGAGATCGTCGAGATGCACCATCGCCGCAAGGTCGATGCGCCTTCCGGCACCGCCCTCTTGCTGGGCGAGGCTGCTGCGAAAGGTCGCGGCGTCGAACTGAGCCAGGCCAGCGAAAGCGGCCGCGATGGTCACACGGGCGCCCGCAAACAGGGCGCTATTGGCTTCGCCGCCTTGCGCGGAGGCACGGTCACCGGCGAACACAGCGTCATACTTGCCGGCGACGAAGAACGGATCACCCTGTCGCACAGTGCGGAAAATCGCGACATTTTCGCGCGCGGTGCCGTTAAGGCAGCTGAATGGCTGCAAGACCGCGAAGCAGGCCGCTACACGATGGAGGAAGTCCTGGGACTTTGA
- a CDS encoding META domain-containing protein has product MTPLPATVTPVDEASVLGRWELERIDRKKIANAISLDFMANGQVRGAIECNTFLTDYTISEQAIELGNAIITAAGCHPRFDAEPRLVERAETTLFAQPPATISDDGKYLLLNGTSVLVFRRVG; this is encoded by the coding sequence ATGACGCCGCTACCCGCCACCGTGACGCCGGTTGATGAAGCAAGCGTTCTTGGTCGATGGGAGCTTGAGCGTATCGATCGCAAAAAGATCGCTAATGCGATCTCTCTGGATTTCATGGCAAACGGTCAGGTCAGGGGCGCAATCGAGTGCAACACCTTCCTGACCGACTACACAATATCCGAACAAGCAATCGAGCTTGGCAATGCCATCATCACTGCTGCGGGTTGCCATCCTCGCTTCGATGCCGAACCGCGACTGGTCGAGCGAGCCGAGACAACACTGTTTGCTCAGCCGCCAGCGACAATCAGTGACGATGGCAAATATCTTCTGCTCAACGGCACGAGCGTCCTCGTGTTCAGGCGCGTAGGCTAA
- a CDS encoding ion transporter encodes MSARQFLYHQLHIGAKPDGRLTPLNILLVWVIIAAVVTGIMSTEVEFDRQWHDEILMAELGFGVVFLAEYAARIFAAPEHPGPGSAAAKRLRFIVSPLGLIDLAVVLITFAPFFVSHAAALRIVRLLRVISIMKFGRFTVATREMAMAIRERSYDLLVCLALAFVLLLTGATLLYFIEGELQPEAFGSIPRALWWAVITFTTVGYGDVYPVTSLGRLIGSAVAIIGVLLVALPTGIVAAAFSDAMQHRREEIEKALKKAKERGELPGDETGDIT; translated from the coding sequence ATGAGCGCGCGCCAGTTCCTCTATCACCAGCTGCATATCGGTGCGAAACCCGACGGCAGGCTGACGCCGCTCAACATCCTTCTGGTATGGGTCATCATCGCTGCAGTCGTGACCGGCATCATGTCGACCGAGGTCGAGTTCGACCGGCAATGGCATGATGAAATCCTGATGGCCGAGCTGGGCTTTGGCGTCGTCTTCCTAGCCGAATATGCAGCCCGCATTTTTGCTGCTCCGGAACATCCGGGTCCAGGCAGCGCCGCTGCCAAGCGATTGCGCTTCATTGTCTCGCCGCTCGGGCTGATCGACCTGGCCGTGGTGCTCATAACCTTCGCTCCGTTCTTCGTCTCCCATGCCGCAGCGCTTCGCATTGTACGTTTGCTGCGCGTCATCTCGATCATGAAGTTTGGCCGCTTTACCGTGGCCACACGGGAAATGGCGATGGCGATCCGCGAACGCAGCTATGACCTGCTGGTCTGCCTCGCGCTGGCTTTCGTCCTGCTGCTCACCGGAGCGACCCTGCTTTATTTCATCGAAGGCGAATTGCAGCCCGAGGCTTTCGGAAGCATTCCGCGCGCGCTGTGGTGGGCGGTGATTACATTCACGACCGTGGGCTATGGCGATGTCTATCCGGTTACTTCGCTTGGCCGCTTAATCGGATCAGCGGTTGCCATCATCGGTGTGCTGCTGGTGGCGCTGCCCACCGGCATCGTCGCCGCAGCCTTCAGCGATGCGATGCAGCACCGCCGCGAGGAAATCGAAAAAGCGTTGAAAAAGGCGAAAGAACGCGGCGAATTGCCCGGTGACGAGACTGGCGACATCACGTGA
- the nth gene encoding endonuclease III — MTKDQIFEFFRRLAEDNPSPETELEYGNCYQLVVAVALSAQATDVGVNKATRALFREVKTPEQMLELGEDGLKEHIKTIGLFNSKAKNVIALSQLLVDEYGGEVPDTREDLVRLPGVGRKTANVVLNCWFGHETFAVDTHIFRVGNRTGLAKGKTPEQVEAKLEKRVPQPFRLGAHHWLILHGRYVCKARTPECWRCKVVDLCSYRKKVLEKPKGR, encoded by the coding sequence GTGACGAAAGACCAGATTTTCGAGTTCTTCCGCCGGCTTGCGGAAGACAATCCTTCGCCCGAAACTGAGCTTGAATACGGCAATTGCTACCAGCTGGTGGTGGCCGTGGCGCTTTCCGCGCAGGCGACAGACGTCGGCGTGAACAAGGCCACCCGGGCCCTGTTTCGCGAGGTGAAAACGCCGGAGCAAATGCTGGAGCTGGGCGAAGATGGCCTGAAAGAGCACATCAAGACCATCGGCCTGTTCAACTCCAAGGCGAAGAACGTCATCGCGCTCAGCCAGTTGCTGGTCGACGAATATGGCGGCGAGGTTCCCGACACGCGCGAAGATCTCGTCCGCCTGCCCGGCGTGGGCCGCAAGACCGCGAACGTCGTGCTCAACTGCTGGTTCGGGCACGAGACCTTCGCGGTCGACACACACATCTTCCGCGTCGGCAACCGCACCGGCCTCGCCAAGGGCAAGACGCCCGAGCAGGTCGAGGCGAAGCTGGAAAAGCGCGTGCCCCAACCTTTCCGGCTAGGCGCACATCACTGGCTGATCCTGCACGGCCGCTATGTCTGCAAGGCAAGGACGCCGGAATGCTGGCGGTGCAAGGTGGTGGATCTGTGCAGCTACCGGAAGAAGGTGCTGGAAAAGCCCAAGGGGAGGTGA